Within the Thermosynechococcus sichuanensis E542 genome, the region CTTTGACCAACCCCATGTGGCTGATCGCCAGTGGTATCAGCAGCCGGAACACCCCTATGTGCTTGCAGTGCAAACCCTGCTGCGGCAATTTTGCCAATGGCCAATCCTGAAGGGATTTGAGTTTCTCGTGGCCACGGGCAGCGATCCAATGCTGAACCTACCGATGGATCTCGATCGCCAAGCCTACACCCAACAGCCTCCCAGCGAGTGGCAGCCCCACCTTATCTATTCATGGTCAGCAGTAGCAGGTTAAAGCCTGAATGAGTATCTTGGAACGTTTACGTTGTTATTTGATCAAGGGTGAACATTCATTGCTCCCACTACTTCTGGCCGAAAAAAGAAACACTGGGGCGGCGTTGGTGCTAGCACAACAACACTGGCAATGGCGCGATCGCCCACGGGGAAACTGGCTGCCCAATGTTCTAAAGGCTGAGCTGCGGTTCGCTGCCATACCCCGATTCCCTGAGCCTTGAGCCACGCTTCATAGTATGTCCAAGCCTGTAGAAACGCGCGATCGCCCCCCTTCAGTACCCTTTGTTGCAGAGCCGCCCCAAAAAACCGCCGACTAATAGCTGAGCACCGAGGACAGGGGCGCAAAATCTCCACATCTACCCCTACAGCCGCCCTACCACTCACGGCCAACACCGCTAAGTTGCCACTATGGCTCCAGTTAAATTCCAAAGCATCCAAATAGGGCTTACCCCCAGCGGTACGCGGTAGAGGCTTCTCGCCAAGATTCGGCTCATAGCGCCGCAAATAGGTACGCAGGATAACCTCACGGGGGGCATCCGGGGGAAGCGTTAACCACCAAAGATGCAGCGTATGGGGTTCTAGGGGGAGATCGCGGTGTGGCGCCTGCCATTGAGGGGCAACAATCGGGGGTAAGGAAGCATTCCACACATTAGAGGCTGAGGCGTTTTTTTAGCGACAATAGGTGAGTGCGGGGATTAATAGGGCTGCGAGGCAGCGGTAACTCAAAATTCGGCCAGTTAGGAAGACTCGCACAGGGACAGTGCACGGGGGGTAACCCATAGCAAGGTAGGGGCACAGGCATCTGACAGCGGGCACAGGGAGTAATGTCCCAGCAATCACTGAGAAGTTGGCTAATCGTCTCCGCCGTGTCCTCAAGAAAGCAGTCTCCTGCTTGACCAGACATCACATAGGCCCAGCAGGCCTCAAAGGCTTGACTGTAGCGATCGCCCTGAAGAACAGGTTGCGGCAGTATAGTATGCTCTCCACCCCAAATACAAAGTCGCTTGCCCAACTGAAACCAGTAGGCGAGATAGGACTTCACCTTTGCTTGGGCGGCCAAAAAGGCACAGCCTTCCAGATCCGTCATTGACACAACCCTCGCTGCTGTACTTACTACCCTAGCGCAAGGAAACGAGGGCGATGCGTGCTAACGAATCAGTGCCGCCAAGGAGGCATCCAACTGTCCCCAACTGTGGCCATCAAGGGCTAACTGTTCAATGAGACTGGCCAAGCGCAACGCTTTGAGAGCCTGCTCCCCACCCACCGAGGGGGGTTGACCGCCACGGACACAGTTGACGAAGTGCTCTAATTCTGCATGGAGCGGTTCAATGTTGCTGGTATAGACCTTCTCAATTAGGCCGTCTTGGCGGTAAAGGACTTGACCGTGATCGGCACTGCACGATGCGGTGGTTTTGCGGTGAATGAGAATCTCGTTTTTCAGGAAATCCGCCTCTGTGAGGGAATTTTTGCAGTGGGCGGCAATGCGCCGTTGCTTGCGGTGGGTAACTTTACTAGCAGTGAGAGTGGCAATAATGCCGTTGGCAAAGCCCAAGGTGGCCGTTACATAGTCCAGATAGCCGGAGTTAGCAGAGCGACTGCCTGCGGCCGTTAGGCGCACCACAGGGGAATTGGTGAGTTCCAGTAACAAATCAATGTCGTGGATCATTAAGTCGAGAACCACCGAGACATCATTGGCGCGATCCGAGTAGGGACTCATGCGATCGGCTTCAAGAGCAAGGATTTCCTCCGTGCGCAGGACTTTACTCAGTTCTTGAAACGCAGGGTTAAATCGCTCAATATGCCCCACTTGGAGGATGCATTGACACTCCGCTGCTGCGTTGACTAGGGATTCTGCTTCGCTAATACTGGCGGCAATGGGTTTTTCCACCAAGACATGCACCCCGTGGCGCAAGCAGGTAATGCCCACTTCATGGTGGAGACGGGTGGGCACGGCAATACACACCGCCTCAACGTGGGGCAGCAAGTCCACATAGTTTTCAAAGAATTTCACCCGATATTTGCTGGCGGTATCAATGCCCCGCTCCAGATTCACGTCAGAGATGCCCACAAGTTCGACATCTTTGAGTAAACTCAAAACACGGGTGTGGTGCTGACCCATGTTGCCAACACCGATGACGCCAATGCGCAGTGGCTCGGGCTGGGGACGGACGGCAGAACTCATGTCTAGTTATTTCACTCCTCTACGCAACCGGGGAAAGGCTTGGTGTTGGCGATCGCCCGCTGTAAGTAAAAACTCACAGGGTGAACATTTTCAGAAAGATGCTACCACAGCATTGCCAAATGTAAAGTTTTTGATAGACAGGTATGATGACGACACAAAAGGCCGTTGTGTTGCTTTCAGGGGGCTTAGACTCCAGCACCGTGTTATTTCGAGCCAAGGCACTGGGCTATGCCTGCTATGCCCTCTCCTTTGACTATGGGCAGCGCCATCGGCGGGAACTAGAAGCAGCGATCGCCATTGCCAGCGTCGCCGGGGTGATTCAGCATCAAATCGTGCCCTTGAATTTGCGGCTGTGGGGTGGCTCGGCATTGACAGACTCAACCCTTGACCTGCCCCGCGATCGCGATCTGGCCACCATGGGCCAAGAGATTCCTATCACCTATGTCCCCGCCCGCAATACGATTTTCTTGAGTGTTGCCCTTGCCTATGCTGAAGCCCTAGGGGCGCAAACCGTTCATATTGGCGTCAATGCCCTTGATTACTCTGGCTACCCCGACTGTCGCCCTGACTATATTGCTGCCATGCAGGAGGTCTATCGCTTGGGTACCAAGCAGGGGCGTGAAGGCCAGCCCATTGAAATCGTCACCCCCCTCATTGAACTGCACAAAAAAGACATCATTCGTCTAGGGAATGAGTACGGCGTTCCTTGGGAAAAAACATGGTCCTGTTACAGTGATGGTGAACAGGCCTGTGGTCGCTGCGATGCCTGTCGGTTACGTTTAGCGGCCTTTGCCGAATTAGGTTTAGAGGATCCCTTGCCCTACGCGGTTCACCCCCCGCTTTAGGTTCGGTAAATCCCCCTTTTGCTCAGAGCAGGAGCGATCGCACTATAGGAAGGAGAGAGGGTTAAGCCCAATATGGGTGCTGTGCCCCGCATCGAAGTTAGCCTGCAAAGGGAGTTTTCGTCGCTATGGCAAAAGTTGTCGGAATTGATCTGGGGACCACCAACTCCTGTGTGGCCGTCATGGAAGGGGGCAAGCCCACGGTTATTGCCAATGCTGAAGGGTTTCGGACAACGCCCTCCGTTGTTGCCTACACCAAAAATGGCGATCGCCTCGTGGGTCAAATTGCCAAACGGCAAGCCGTGATGAACCCCGAAAATACCTTTTATTCTGTGAAGCGCTTTATTGGCCGTCGCTTTGATGAGGTGACCCACGAAACCACCGAGGTCTCCTACAAAGTTTTGAACGTCAATGGCAACGTCAAGCTGGATTGCCCTGCCCTTGGCAAACAGTTTGCCCCCGAAGAAATTTCCGCTCAAGTTCTGCGCAAACTGAAAGAAGATGCCAGCAAATATCTTGGCGAGGAAGTCACCCAAGCGGTGATTACCGTGCCTGCCTACTTCAACGACTCGCAGCGCCAAGCCACCAAAGACGCCGGCAAAATTGCCGGTCTCGAAGTGCTGCGGATTATCAACGAACCCACCGCCGCCTCCTTGGCCTATGGCCTAGATAAAAAAGCCAATGAAACCATCCTTGTCTTTGACCTGGGTGGGGGTACCTTTGACGTGTCCATCCTTGAAGTGGGTGATGGTGTCTTTGAAGTACTTGCCACCTCCGGGGATACCCACCTTGGCGGTGACGACTTCGACAAGAAAATCGTAGATTACTTAGCCGAGTCCTTCCGTGCCCAAGAGGGCATTGATCTGCGCAAAGACAAACAGGCGCTGCAACGACTCACAGAAGCCGCAGAAAAAGCCAAGATTGAACTTTCCAGCGTCATGCAAACGGAAATCAACCTGCCCTTCATCACCGCCACGCAGGATGGGCCTAAACACCTCGACATGACGCTCACTCGCGCCAAATTTGAAGAACTCTGCTCTGACCTCATTGACCGTTGCCGCGTACCCGTCGAGCAAGCCCTCAGGGATGCCAAACTCAGCAAAGAGCAGATTGATGAAGTGGTGCTCGTCGGTGGTTCCACCCGCATTCCTGCCATCCAAGAGTTGGTCAAACGGATGCTGGGCAAAGACCCCAACCAAAGTGTGAACCCCGATGAAGTGGTAGCTGTGGGTGCCGCCATTCAAGCTGGCGTGCTGGCAGGGGAAGTGAAAGACATTCTTCTCCTCGATGTTACCCCGTTGTCCTTGGGGGTGGAAACCCTTGGCGGCGTGATGACGAAAATCATTCCCCGCAACACCACAATCCCGACGAAAAAATCCGAGGTCTTCTCCACTGCGGTTGACGGTCAAACCAATGTGGAAATCCACGTCCTGCAAGGGGAGCGGGAAATGGCCGCCGACAACAAGAGCCTCGGTACCTTCCGTTTGGATGGCATTCCCCCCGCACCGCGCGGTGTGCCCCAAATCGAAGTGACGTTTGATATTGATGCCAACGGTATCCTCAACGTGACCGCTCGCGACAAAGGCACGGGCAAACAGCAGTCCATCAGCATCACCGGCGCCTCAACGCTGCCTAAAGATGAAGTGGAACGCATGGTGCGCGAAGCGGAAATGAATGCCGCTGCCGATAAAGCCAAACGCGAGAAAATTGAGACTAAGAACCAAGCGGAGCAGCTCTGCTATCAAGCGGAGAAACAGTTGAGTGAGTTGGGGGATAAAGTCTCCACCAGTGATAAAGACCGTCTCACCTCCCTCATTGCCAACCTGCGCTCGGAAATCGGCACTGAAACTGAGAAGAAACCCATTGAGTCCATTGACTTTGAACGGGTGAAATCGCTGATGCAGGATCTGCAACAAACCCTCTACAGCGTCGGCTCCAGTGTCTATCAAAGTGCTCAGTCCAGTGATGGAACTGGCTCCAGCAGCAGTCGCAGCGGCAGTGGCGGTGATGACGAAGTGATTGACGCTGAGTTCTCGGAAACTAAATAGTCCCGCCCATTGGCAACTTTCTGCCAGAACAAGACTCCTCCTCCCCCTAGGTGAAAGCTTAGGGGGTTTCTCATTTTTGTGAGGTGGTATGGTTACAGTTTTTCGATCACCGGCTTCTTGTGCTAGGGGAAAAATTTCGATAAAATAAGGTTTCTGTCCTTAATTTTTGTTGAGTGCTGAGACCACCCCTACCATTGAGGTAAGCATGGCCAAACGCCGCAATCCCAAGAAAGAAAAAGCTCTTCGTAACCAAGCCTATGCTCGCAAGTTTCGCAAGCGTTCTTCGGGTCGCTACAGCCGCCGCCTAAATACGGAGAATCGCCCAGAGACGAAAACCACCGAAACGGTTGAGGAAATGACGGACGCCTAGAGGGCAATCGGTGATTAAGCGCGCGTTGCCATGGCGAGAGTTTGGGGTTGCGTTTTTAACCGTTTTTTTGGCTGAATTTGCCGATAAAACTCAAATTGCTGTGTTTTTCATGGCTGCCCGCGCTGCCTCCCCTTGGTTGGTGTTTTTGGGAGCGGCTTTGGCCTTAGTAACCACCAGTTTGATTGGGGTATTGATTGGTCGCTGGTTGTCACAGTATCTCTCAGAACAGCGATTACAAACACTGACCGGCAGTAGTCTCTTGGCGATCGCCCTTTGGCTATTGTGGGACATGCTGCACCCAAGCCTTTAATGACCCAGACAATTGTGACTTAGACGATGGAGCAAGCACGTTCCCCCCTGCTAAAGTGAGGGGGTTAGCTTGGACACGCTGATTATCTTAGGCACTGTCTAAGTGTGTGAACCCCTGAGGAGACTGTGGAGAATGCCATCTCAATTTATTGAGCTGTGGTCATCCTTTATCAATATTGTGGATGCACCTTTGTTTCGCCTTGGGCGGGAAACCATTTCCCTGCGTTGGCTGTTTCAAGTGGTGCTGTTGCTCATCCTTGTAGCTGTCTTGGCACGGTTTTTCAAGGGAGTGCTAAAAAATCAACTGCTACCGCGCTTGGGCTTGGACTTAGGCAACCGCGAAGCCATTTCCACTGTAGTTAGTGGTGCCGGGGGGGCACTAGGCTACATTATTGTCTTGCAAGCGGTGGGGATTAATCTCGATTCCCTA harbors:
- a CDS encoding 4'-phosphopantetheinyl transferase family protein, yielding MWNASLPPIVAPQWQAPHRDLPLEPHTLHLWWLTLPPDAPREVILRTYLRRYEPNLGEKPLPRTAGGKPYLDALEFNWSHSGNLAVLAVSGRAAVGVDVEILRPCPRCSAISRRFFGAALQQRVLKGGDRAFLQAWTYYEAWLKAQGIGVWQRTAAQPLEHWAASFPVGDRAIASVVVLAPTPPQCFFFRPEVVGAMNVHP
- a CDS encoding Gfo/Idh/MocA family protein, with translation MSSAVRPQPEPLRIGVIGVGNMGQHHTRVLSLLKDVELVGISDVNLERGIDTASKYRVKFFENYVDLLPHVEAVCIAVPTRLHHEVGITCLRHGVHVLVEKPIAASISEAESLVNAAAECQCILQVGHIERFNPAFQELSKVLRTEEILALEADRMSPYSDRANDVSVVLDLMIHDIDLLLELTNSPVVRLTAAGSRSANSGYLDYVTATLGFANGIIATLTASKVTHRKQRRIAAHCKNSLTEADFLKNEILIHRKTTASCSADHGQVLYRQDGLIEKVYTSNIEPLHAELEHFVNCVRGGQPPSVGGEQALKALRLASLIEQLALDGHSWGQLDASLAALIR
- the queC gene encoding 7-cyano-7-deazaguanine synthase QueC, whose protein sequence is MMTTQKAVVLLSGGLDSSTVLFRAKALGYACYALSFDYGQRHRRELEAAIAIASVAGVIQHQIVPLNLRLWGGSALTDSTLDLPRDRDLATMGQEIPITYVPARNTIFLSVALAYAEALGAQTVHIGVNALDYSGYPDCRPDYIAAMQEVYRLGTKQGREGQPIEIVTPLIELHKKDIIRLGNEYGVPWEKTWSCYSDGEQACGRCDACRLRLAAFAELGLEDPLPYAVHPPL
- the dnaK gene encoding molecular chaperone DnaK codes for the protein MAKVVGIDLGTTNSCVAVMEGGKPTVIANAEGFRTTPSVVAYTKNGDRLVGQIAKRQAVMNPENTFYSVKRFIGRRFDEVTHETTEVSYKVLNVNGNVKLDCPALGKQFAPEEISAQVLRKLKEDASKYLGEEVTQAVITVPAYFNDSQRQATKDAGKIAGLEVLRIINEPTAASLAYGLDKKANETILVFDLGGGTFDVSILEVGDGVFEVLATSGDTHLGGDDFDKKIVDYLAESFRAQEGIDLRKDKQALQRLTEAAEKAKIELSSVMQTEINLPFITATQDGPKHLDMTLTRAKFEELCSDLIDRCRVPVEQALRDAKLSKEQIDEVVLVGGSTRIPAIQELVKRMLGKDPNQSVNPDEVVAVGAAIQAGVLAGEVKDILLLDVTPLSLGVETLGGVMTKIIPRNTTIPTKKSEVFSTAVDGQTNVEIHVLQGEREMAADNKSLGTFRLDGIPPAPRGVPQIEVTFDIDANGILNVTARDKGTGKQQSISITGASTLPKDEVERMVREAEMNAAADKAKREKIETKNQAEQLCYQAEKQLSELGDKVSTSDKDRLTSLIANLRSEIGTETEKKPIESIDFERVKSLMQDLQQTLYSVGSSVYQSAQSSDGTGSSSSRSGSGGDDEVIDAEFSETK
- a CDS encoding TMEM165/GDT1 family protein, with the translated sequence MIKRALPWREFGVAFLTVFLAEFADKTQIAVFFMAARAASPWLVFLGAALALVTTSLIGVLIGRWLSQYLSEQRLQTLTGSSLLAIALWLLWDMLHPSL